Proteins encoded in a region of the Streptomyces sp. NBC_01471 genome:
- a CDS encoding PP2C family protein-serine/threonine phosphatase, giving the protein MDSFTAVERALRTAAPHLLVDVVTEALREHCGAVSVVLRMADYAVTTLQVVEPVPLTSDPVPVHDSPQGRAFGAQEPYVQRVRGSGLVVVHLPVTIRGDRMGTLSVSIPDDRYQEAVLPELVHICEALGHEILVAERDTDLYTLARRAARLTLAAEIQWQLLPGRSLDRPEFSLGAHLEPAYAIFGDNYDWTVSADTLTLTVTNGMGNGIDAALLTSLATNALRNARRAGIGLADQAYLADQALYAQYRGEAHVAVLLMRFDLATGDVEVVDAGSPRLWRMRGRTVDQVRFEAQMPLGMFEDTQYTSEHFQVLDGDRLLFGSDGVYDTRSATGEVYGEKALARSMSSTRFLPPPQVPRAVLRELAAYRNDAPLADDALVVCVDWAGRG; this is encoded by the coding sequence GTGGACAGTTTCACAGCTGTGGAGCGGGCGCTTCGCACGGCGGCGCCCCACTTGCTGGTCGATGTCGTCACCGAAGCTCTGCGTGAGCACTGCGGTGCCGTGAGTGTCGTGCTGCGCATGGCCGATTACGCGGTGACCACCTTGCAGGTGGTCGAGCCCGTCCCCCTCACATCGGATCCCGTCCCCGTCCACGACAGCCCGCAGGGTCGTGCGTTCGGTGCGCAGGAGCCCTACGTGCAGCGCGTCAGGGGCAGCGGGCTGGTGGTCGTGCATCTGCCCGTCACCATTCGCGGGGACCGCATGGGCACCCTGTCGGTGAGCATCCCCGATGACCGGTACCAGGAGGCCGTGCTCCCCGAACTGGTACACATCTGCGAAGCCCTCGGACACGAGATCCTCGTCGCGGAACGCGATACCGATCTGTATACCCTGGCCCGCCGGGCCGCCCGGCTGACGCTGGCCGCCGAGATCCAGTGGCAGCTGCTCCCCGGGCGCTCGCTGGACCGCCCCGAATTCTCACTCGGCGCCCATCTGGAGCCCGCGTACGCCATCTTCGGCGACAACTACGACTGGACGGTCTCCGCCGACACCCTGACACTGACCGTGACCAACGGCATGGGAAACGGGATCGACGCGGCGCTCCTCACCAGCCTCGCGACCAACGCCCTGCGCAACGCGCGGCGCGCGGGCATCGGCCTGGCGGACCAGGCGTACCTGGCCGACCAGGCCCTCTACGCGCAGTACCGGGGCGAGGCCCATGTCGCCGTGCTCCTGATGCGTTTCGACCTGGCGACGGGCGATGTGGAGGTCGTGGACGCGGGTTCGCCCCGGCTGTGGCGGATGCGCGGCCGCACGGTCGATCAGGTCCGTTTCGAGGCCCAGATGCCGCTCGGCATGTTCGAGGACACCCAGTACACCAGCGAGCACTTCCAGGTGCTGGACGGCGACCGTCTGCTGTTCGGGAGCGACGGCGTGTACGACACCCGGTCGGCGACCGGTGAGGTGTACGGGGAGAAGGCCCTGGCCCGCTCGATGAGCTCCACCCGCTTCCTGCCCCCGCCGCAGGTTCCGCGCGCCGTGCTGCGCGAACTGGCCGCCTACCGCAACGACGCACCGCTCGCCGATGACGCTCTGGTCGTCTGCGTCGACTGGGCGGGACGCGGCTGA
- a CDS encoding globin domain-containing protein codes for MRDAPHNGGGTWFRRGPAAPEPVTHGVRAPEPAPPPGAESAPRPQTPQTPGAPSDGQSDTALIRASLAVVEPHVEELAVYFYAILFARYPAVRALFPANMDVQRDRLLRALLRIVELVDDPESLTRFCSHLGRDHRKFGTQAAHYPAVGECLLDTLARFAGPAWTPEIAGAWERAYGAVADIMVRAAEQDAQHSPAVWNARVIGHVRHQSGIAEITVQPDQPYFYTAGQYLSVESPWWPREWRHYSPAHAPRADSVLTFHIRSVPGGRVSQALVDHTSVGDWLRVGPPQGDMAIDPASRDDLLCVAGGTGLAPIRALIEEVARQGISHRRSVDLFVGARTAEELYGLDDMLRMSQRHPWLTVRAAVSEQNIVGRTGSLPQVLAEFGPWHRHEAYLSGPQQMISAAADVLLRRGLAPEKLHYDPWGAPALASSLRRARAQEEEDQL; via the coding sequence GTGAGGGACGCGCCGCACAATGGCGGCGGCACCTGGTTCCGTCGGGGCCCCGCCGCGCCCGAGCCCGTGACGCACGGTGTGCGCGCGCCCGAGCCGGCGCCCCCGCCGGGCGCGGAGTCCGCACCCCGGCCGCAGACGCCGCAGACGCCGGGGGCGCCGTCCGACGGGCAGAGCGACACGGCGCTCATCCGGGCCAGCCTCGCGGTGGTCGAGCCGCACGTCGAGGAACTCGCGGTCTACTTCTACGCGATCCTCTTCGCCCGGTATCCGGCGGTTCGCGCACTCTTCCCCGCCAACATGGACGTGCAGCGTGACCGGCTGCTCCGAGCGCTCCTGCGGATCGTCGAACTCGTCGACGACCCCGAGAGCCTGACCCGCTTCTGTTCCCATCTGGGCCGGGACCACCGCAAGTTCGGTACGCAGGCCGCCCACTACCCGGCGGTCGGCGAGTGCCTCCTCGACACGCTGGCCCGGTTCGCCGGCCCGGCCTGGACCCCGGAGATCGCCGGTGCCTGGGAACGCGCGTACGGGGCGGTCGCGGACATCATGGTGCGGGCCGCCGAGCAGGACGCCCAGCACTCCCCCGCGGTCTGGAACGCCCGGGTGATCGGGCACGTACGCCACCAGAGCGGCATCGCGGAGATCACCGTGCAGCCCGACCAGCCGTACTTCTACACCGCGGGCCAGTACCTGAGCGTCGAATCGCCGTGGTGGCCCAGGGAGTGGCGCCACTACTCCCCCGCCCACGCACCGCGTGCGGACTCGGTCCTGACCTTCCACATCCGGTCGGTTCCGGGCGGCCGGGTCAGCCAGGCCCTGGTCGACCACACGTCTGTCGGCGACTGGCTGCGGGTCGGGCCGCCCCAGGGGGACATGGCCATCGACCCCGCGTCCCGTGACGACCTGCTCTGTGTGGCGGGCGGCACCGGGCTCGCCCCCATCCGGGCCCTGATCGAGGAGGTCGCCCGGCAGGGCATCTCACACCGGCGCAGTGTCGATCTGTTCGTCGGCGCCAGGACGGCCGAGGAGCTGTACGGCCTCGACGACATGCTCCGGATGTCCCAGCGCCATCCCTGGCTCACGGTCCGAGCGGCGGTCTCCGAACAGAACATCGTGGGCCGCACCGGCTCCCTCCCCCAGGTGCTGGCCGAGTTCGGCCCCTGGCACCGGCACGAGGCGTACCTCAGCGGCCCCCAGCAGATGATCTCCGCGGCGGCCGATGTCCTGCTCCGGCGCGGTCTCGCACCGGAGAAGCTGCACTACGACCCATGGGGTGCGCCCGCACTCGCCTCGTCACTGCGCAGGGCTCGCGCCCAGGAGGAAGAGGATCAGCTGTGA
- a CDS encoding pyridoxamine 5'-phosphate oxidase family protein, whose translation MTTYDGTFGSPGERLLQEALGTADRASGFYERQMRPCLTPAMSDFIARQYMVFLSTADAHGECDASFRAGPPGFVTVLDDHTLTYPEYRGNGVVASAGNITENPHLGMLFIDFTEHHIGLHVNGRAQVYSAHDHFALYPHLPVDRAPGRQPQMWIHLSVEEAYIHCSKHIPHLEPAPRPRVSPDERPKDSDYFTGEQRQAQYPAPPSYPAPPTRPAAPPAPVPAARHAAARNENAAGTPARSRRERLLKLLR comes from the coding sequence GTGACCACCTATGACGGGACGTTCGGCTCTCCCGGGGAGAGGCTGCTGCAGGAGGCGCTGGGGACGGCGGACCGTGCCTCCGGCTTCTACGAGCGGCAGATGCGGCCCTGCCTCACCCCGGCCATGAGTGACTTCATCGCACGGCAGTACATGGTGTTCCTGTCCACGGCGGACGCACACGGCGAGTGCGACGCGAGTTTCCGGGCGGGGCCGCCCGGGTTCGTCACCGTTCTCGACGACCACACCCTCACCTACCCCGAGTACCGCGGCAACGGGGTGGTGGCCAGCGCGGGCAACATCACCGAGAACCCGCATCTCGGCATGCTCTTCATCGACTTCACCGAGCACCACATCGGGCTGCATGTGAACGGACGGGCCCAGGTGTACTCGGCGCACGACCACTTCGCCCTGTACCCGCACCTGCCCGTCGACAGGGCGCCCGGCAGGCAGCCGCAGATGTGGATACACCTGTCGGTCGAAGAGGCGTACATCCACTGCTCCAAGCACATACCCCACCTGGAGCCCGCGCCACGGCCCCGCGTCTCGCCGGACGAGCGGCCCAAGGACTCCGATTACTTCACGGGTGAGCAGCGGCAGGCGCAGTACCCCGCGCCCCCGTCGTATCCGGCGCCCCCCACCCGTCCCGCGGCACCCCCGGCTCCGGTGCCTGCCGCCCGGCACGCCGCCGCCAGGAACGAGAACGCGGCCGGGACTCCGGCGCGGTCGCGGCGCGAGCGCCTCCTGAAGCTTCTGCGCTGA
- a CDS encoding MarR family transcriptional regulator, whose protein sequence is MALSRKASNPHSQQAADVASEVIELLEVLWEHGRDAVSPAPASTSQLRVLYTLDREEGINQRSLGEVLGAAPSSVSRLCDRLQALGFVERLPSPVSRRELELWLTPQGQAYLRDLRARREEALHASIAAMPTATRNALVEGLTGFRHALETTSPVTAPGRTGTRGPAHGMSA, encoded by the coding sequence ATGGCTCTGTCCCGTAAAGCCTCGAACCCACATTCCCAGCAGGCCGCTGACGTGGCGTCCGAGGTCATCGAGCTCCTGGAAGTCCTCTGGGAGCACGGCAGGGACGCCGTCTCTCCCGCGCCCGCCTCCACCTCACAGCTGCGCGTGCTCTACACGCTGGACCGGGAGGAAGGCATCAACCAACGGTCGCTGGGCGAGGTACTGGGCGCCGCCCCGTCGTCCGTCAGCCGGCTGTGCGACCGGCTCCAGGCGCTGGGGTTCGTGGAGCGCCTGCCCAGCCCGGTGAGCCGGCGGGAGCTGGAGCTGTGGCTCACTCCGCAGGGCCAGGCCTATCTGCGGGACCTGCGGGCCCGCCGGGAGGAAGCCCTGCACGCGTCCATCGCGGCCATGCCCACCGCGACACGGAACGCCCTGGTCGAGGGCCTGACCGGTTTCCGGCACGCCCTGGAGACCACGTCACCCGTCACGGCACCGGGCCGGACCGGTACCCGGGGCCCGGCCCACGGGATGTCCGCCTGA
- the cimA gene encoding citramalate synthase, with the protein MTTEAKATDDSFHVFDTTLRDGAQREGINLTVSDKLTIARHLDDFGVGFIEGGWPGANPRDTEFFARAQQEIDFRHAELVAFGATRRPHTRAEDDPQLNALLDSGAPVITLVAKSHDRHVELALRTTLEENLAMVRDSVSYLRAQGRRVFLDCEHFFDGYKVNPEYAKSVVRAAAESGADVVVLCDTNGGMLPAQIQAVVATVIADTGARLGIHAQDDTGCAVANTLAAVDAGATHVQCTANGYGERVGNANLFPVVAALELKYGKTVVPEGALPEMTRISHAIAEVVNLTPSTHQPYVGVSAFAHKAGLHASAIKVDPDLYQHIAPEQVGNTMRMLVSDMAGRASIELKGKELGIDLGGDRELVARVVDRVKERELQGYTYEAADASFELLLREEAEGRARRYFRVESWRAIVENRPDGTHANEATVKLWAKSERIVATAEGNGPVNALDRALRVGLERIYPQLAKLELTDYKVRILEGRHGTDSTTRVLITTSDGAAEWSTVGVAENVIAASWQALEDAYTYGLLRAGVEPAE; encoded by the coding sequence ATGACCACAGAGGCCAAGGCCACGGACGACAGTTTCCATGTCTTCGACACGACGCTGCGCGACGGCGCCCAGCGCGAGGGCATCAACCTCACCGTCTCGGACAAGCTGACGATCGCCCGGCACCTCGACGACTTCGGCGTGGGATTCATCGAGGGCGGCTGGCCCGGCGCCAACCCCCGCGACACGGAGTTCTTCGCCCGTGCGCAGCAGGAGATCGACTTCCGGCACGCGGAGCTGGTGGCCTTCGGCGCCACCCGCCGGCCGCACACCCGGGCGGAGGACGACCCGCAGCTCAACGCACTCCTGGACTCCGGCGCCCCGGTGATCACCCTGGTGGCCAAGTCCCATGACCGCCATGTGGAACTGGCGCTGCGCACCACGCTCGAAGAGAACCTGGCGATGGTGCGCGACTCCGTCTCCTACCTCCGCGCGCAGGGCCGCCGTGTCTTCCTCGACTGCGAGCACTTCTTCGACGGGTACAAGGTCAATCCGGAGTACGCCAAGTCCGTCGTACGGGCGGCGGCCGAGTCCGGCGCCGATGTCGTCGTCCTCTGCGACACCAACGGCGGGATGCTGCCCGCCCAGATCCAGGCCGTCGTGGCCACGGTCATCGCGGACACCGGCGCGCGTCTCGGCATCCACGCCCAGGACGACACGGGCTGCGCCGTCGCGAACACCCTCGCCGCGGTCGACGCGGGCGCGACCCATGTGCAGTGCACGGCGAACGGCTACGGGGAGCGCGTCGGCAACGCCAACCTGTTCCCGGTCGTCGCCGCCCTGGAGCTGAAGTACGGCAAGACCGTCGTCCCCGAGGGCGCGCTGCCCGAGATGACCCGTATCTCGCACGCCATCGCCGAGGTCGTCAACCTCACGCCCTCCACCCACCAGCCGTACGTGGGTGTCTCCGCCTTCGCGCACAAGGCGGGACTGCACGCCTCCGCGATCAAGGTCGACCCGGACCTCTACCAGCACATCGCCCCCGAGCAGGTCGGCAACACCATGCGGATGCTGGTGTCCGACATGGCGGGCCGCGCCTCCATCGAGCTCAAGGGCAAGGAACTCGGCATCGACCTGGGCGGCGACCGCGAGCTGGTCGCCCGCGTCGTCGACCGCGTCAAGGAGCGTGAGCTCCAGGGCTACACCTACGAGGCCGCCGACGCCTCCTTCGAACTGCTGCTCCGGGAGGAGGCCGAGGGCCGGGCCCGCCGCTACTTCCGCGTCGAGTCCTGGCGCGCGATCGTGGAGAACCGCCCCGACGGCACGCACGCCAACGAGGCGACGGTGAAACTGTGGGCCAAGAGCGAGCGCATCGTCGCGACGGCGGAGGGCAACGGACCGGTCAACGCGCTCGACCGGGCGCTGCGGGTGGGCCTGGAGCGGATCTACCCCCAGCTCGCGAAGCTGGAGCTGACGGACTACAAGGTCCGCATCCTGGAGGGCAGGCACGGTACGGACTCGACCACCCGCGTGCTGATCACCACCAGCGACGGCGCGGCGGAGTGGTCGACGGTGGGCGTCGCGGAGAACGTGATCGCCGCGTCCTGGCAGGCGCTGGAGGACGCGTACACGTACGGGCTGCTGCGGGCCGGGGTGGAACCGGCGGAGTAG
- a CDS encoding MFS transporter, translating to MGREQWKKVWVGSAGNMVEWFDWFVYATFAVYFADAFFPKGNETANLMNTMGIFAVGFFMRPVGGWLLGRIGDRRGRKAALTLTVTLMSASAILIAVAPTYGVAGYGGVAVLLVARLLQGLSVGGEYAASATYLTEASAPGRRGFASSFQYVSMTAGQLVGLGLQIVLQRTLSEDALHSWGWRIPFIVGAVGAAVVFYLRRSLLETEVYAESGAAADDSRGTLKALWAHRREAVLVMALTMGGTVAYYTYTTYLTKFLSSSAGMSKPTASLVSFCALFVFMCVQPLAGILSDRIGRRPLLITFAVGSTFLTVPIMTMLKHAGTFWPAFGLALLALLIVTGYTSINACVKAELFPTGIRALGVALPYAVANALFGGTAEYVALWFKKAGAESGFYWYVAGCAAVSLVVYLTMRETRDIDLNRGSVAGPAARAPEGLGETSPSAL from the coding sequence ATGGGACGAGAGCAGTGGAAGAAGGTCTGGGTCGGCTCGGCCGGCAACATGGTCGAGTGGTTCGACTGGTTCGTGTACGCCACCTTCGCGGTGTACTTCGCCGACGCGTTCTTCCCGAAGGGGAACGAGACCGCGAACCTCATGAACACCATGGGTATCTTCGCCGTGGGGTTCTTCATGCGGCCCGTCGGCGGCTGGCTGCTCGGCCGGATCGGCGACCGCAGGGGCCGCAAGGCGGCACTGACCCTCACCGTGACCCTGATGTCGGCGTCGGCGATCCTCATCGCGGTCGCCCCCACCTACGGGGTCGCCGGATACGGCGGGGTCGCCGTCCTGCTCGTCGCCCGGCTGCTCCAGGGGCTCTCGGTCGGCGGTGAGTACGCGGCCAGCGCCACCTATCTCACCGAGGCGTCCGCCCCCGGCCGGCGCGGATTCGCCTCCAGCTTCCAGTACGTGTCGATGACCGCCGGCCAACTCGTCGGCCTGGGACTGCAGATCGTCCTCCAGCGCACCCTGTCCGAGGACGCGCTGCACAGCTGGGGCTGGCGCATCCCCTTCATCGTCGGTGCCGTCGGCGCGGCCGTCGTCTTCTATCTGAGGCGCTCGCTGCTGGAGACCGAGGTGTACGCGGAGTCCGGGGCGGCGGCGGACGACAGCCGCGGCACGCTCAAGGCGCTCTGGGCGCACCGCCGGGAGGCGGTGCTGGTGATGGCGCTCACGATGGGCGGCACCGTCGCGTACTACACGTACACGACCTACCTCACCAAGTTCCTCTCCTCCAGCGCCGGAATGAGCAAACCGACCGCCTCGCTCGTCAGCTTCTGCGCGCTGTTCGTCTTCATGTGCGTCCAGCCGCTGGCGGGCATCCTCTCGGACCGGATCGGCCGCCGACCGCTGCTGATCACGTTCGCGGTCGGTTCGACGTTCCTGACCGTGCCGATCATGACGATGCTCAAGCACGCGGGCACGTTCTGGCCGGCCTTCGGCCTGGCGCTGCTCGCGCTGCTCATCGTCACCGGCTACACCTCGATCAACGCGTGCGTGAAGGCGGAACTCTTCCCGACCGGGATCCGCGCACTGGGGGTGGCGCTGCCGTACGCGGTGGCCAACGCGCTCTTCGGGGGGACCGCGGAGTACGTGGCGCTCTGGTTCAAGAAGGCCGGCGCCGAGTCGGGCTTCTACTGGTACGTGGCCGGGTGCGCGGCCGTCTCGCTGGTGGTGTATCTCACGATGCGGGAGACCCGCGACATCGATCTGAACCGCGGCTCCGTCGCGGGCCCCGCCGCCCGCGCCCCGGAGGGCCTGGGAGAGACGAGCCCGTCCGCCCTGTGA
- a CDS encoding TetR/AcrR family transcriptional regulator produces the protein MNEPAVRLRKNAPPRETLLAAAMASIAGGGLEKLTMAGLGREVGMSSGHLLYYFRTKDELLLQTLEWSEELLGMDRRTALARQVPVRERLDAYVDLYIPAGPRDPHWSLWLELWNRAHGVDDDTRARLLDIELSWHRDLVALLVEGASRGELRAVDTERFATRIRALLDGFSTHVAMALPGSGRPQVLAHVSDFIDEALAPQG, from the coding sequence ATGAACGAACCGGCGGTCCGCCTGCGCAAGAACGCCCCGCCTCGCGAGACCCTCCTTGCCGCGGCCATGGCCAGCATCGCCGGCGGTGGCCTGGAGAAGCTCACCATGGCGGGGCTCGGCCGCGAGGTCGGGATGAGCAGCGGGCACCTCCTGTACTACTTCCGCACCAAGGACGAGCTCCTCCTCCAGACCCTCGAATGGAGCGAGGAGCTGCTCGGCATGGACCGCCGCACCGCGCTCGCCCGGCAGGTGCCGGTCCGTGAACGGCTCGACGCCTACGTGGACCTGTACATCCCCGCGGGCCCCCGCGATCCGCACTGGTCGCTCTGGCTGGAGCTGTGGAACCGGGCGCACGGCGTCGACGACGACACCCGCGCCCGGCTGCTCGACATCGAGCTGTCCTGGCACCGCGACCTGGTCGCCCTGCTGGTCGAGGGGGCGTCGCGCGGTGAGCTGCGCGCGGTCGACACCGAGCGGTTCGCGACGCGGATACGGGCCCTGCTCGACGGCTTCAGCACCCATGTCGCGATGGCGCTTCCCGGGTCGGGCCGCCCCCAAGTCCTCGCCCACGTCAGCGATTTCATCGATGAGGCGCTCGCCCCGCAGGGATGA
- a CDS encoding agmatine deiminase family protein, translating to MFRMPPEWAPHERTWMAWPGPNPTFDDAVDLAQAREAWAAVARAVRYFEPVTMVTGPGQSAQARVLLGPDIDLVERELDDAWMRDIGPTFVTDGDRLAAVDWTFNGWGAQSWARWGHDSKIGAYVSDLAGAQTHTSELVNEGGAIHVDGEGTVLLTETVQLGAERNPGWSREQVEAEIHARLGTTKAIWLPRGLSGDYGEFGTRGHVDIVAAFARPGVVVAHTQPDPAHPDHELCKGIVAQLRAETDAKGRPLEVVEVPAPTVLEADGVWADYSYINHYLCNGGVVLCSFGDPRDEEAAAIFRQLFPDRTVVQVDARTIFAGGGGIHCITQQQPLVGLG from the coding sequence ATGTTCCGTATGCCGCCCGAGTGGGCCCCGCACGAGCGCACCTGGATGGCCTGGCCGGGCCCCAACCCCACCTTCGACGACGCGGTCGACCTGGCGCAGGCGCGCGAGGCGTGGGCGGCCGTGGCCCGCGCGGTCCGCTACTTCGAGCCGGTGACGATGGTGACCGGGCCCGGCCAGTCGGCGCAGGCCCGGGTGCTGCTCGGCCCGGACATCGACCTCGTGGAGCGTGAGCTGGACGACGCCTGGATGCGCGACATCGGCCCGACCTTCGTCACCGACGGCGACCGGCTGGCCGCGGTGGACTGGACCTTCAACGGCTGGGGCGCCCAGTCCTGGGCCCGCTGGGGGCACGACTCCAAGATCGGCGCGTACGTCTCCGACCTGGCCGGGGCGCAGACCCACACCTCGGAGCTGGTCAACGAGGGCGGTGCGATCCACGTCGACGGCGAGGGCACGGTCCTGCTGACCGAGACCGTCCAGCTCGGCGCCGAGCGCAACCCCGGCTGGAGCCGCGAACAGGTCGAGGCCGAGATCCACGCCCGGCTCGGCACCACGAAGGCGATCTGGCTGCCGCGCGGACTCAGTGGCGACTACGGGGAGTTCGGCACCCGGGGACATGTCGACATCGTGGCCGCGTTCGCGCGGCCCGGTGTGGTCGTGGCCCACACCCAGCCCGACCCGGCCCACCCCGACCACGAGCTGTGCAAGGGGATCGTGGCGCAGCTCCGTGCGGAGACCGACGCGAAGGGCCGCCCGCTGGAGGTGGTCGAGGTCCCGGCCCCGACCGTCCTGGAGGCCGACGGGGTATGGGCCGACTACTCGTACATCAACCACTACCTCTGCAACGGCGGCGTGGTGCTCTGCTCGTTCGGTGACCCCCGGGACGAGGAGGCGGCTGCGATCTTCCGGCAGCTCTTCCCGGACCGGACCGTCGTACAGGTCGACGCCCGGACGATCTTCGCGGGCGGCGGCGGCATCCACTGCATCACCCAGCAGCAGCCGCTGGTGGGCCTCGGCTAG
- a CDS encoding urease subunit alpha yields the protein MSEYAAVHGPRAGDRVRLGDSGLTVRVESDAQRPGDEFLAGFGKTARDGLHLKAAAVRETCDVVISNVLVIDAVQGIRKVSIGIREGRIAAIGRAGNPDTLDGVDVVVGTGTSIVSGEGLIATAGAVDAHVHLLSPRIMEASLASGVTTIIGQEFGPVWGVGVNSPWALRHAFNAFDAWPVNIGFLARGSSSDPAPLVEALAEGGASGFKVHEDMGAHTRALDTALRVAEEYDVQVALHSDGLNECLSVEDTLSVLEGRTIHAFHIEGCGGGHVPNVLKMAGVPNVIGSSTNPTLPFGRDAVAEHYGMIVSVHDLKTDLPGDAAMARDRIRAGTMGAEDVLHDLGAIGITSSDAQGMGRAGETVRRTFAMAGKMKAERGAEGDDDNARVLRYMAKLTINPAIAHGLSHEIGSIETGKLADIVLWRPDSFGAKPQLVLKSGFPAYGVTGDPNAATDTCQPLILGPQFGSYGATAADLGVAFVAQAAIDLGGDHMPTRRRRVAVRGTRGIGPADLRLNSRTGQVDVNQRTGLVTLDGDPLESEAAESVSLNRLYFL from the coding sequence ATGAGTGAGTACGCAGCCGTGCACGGACCCCGCGCCGGTGACCGGGTCCGCCTCGGTGACTCGGGGCTGACCGTGCGCGTCGAGTCCGACGCGCAGCGGCCGGGCGACGAGTTCCTGGCCGGATTCGGCAAGACCGCCCGCGACGGACTGCACCTCAAGGCCGCCGCCGTACGCGAGACCTGCGACGTCGTGATCAGCAACGTGCTGGTGATCGACGCGGTGCAGGGCATCCGCAAGGTGTCCATCGGCATCCGCGAGGGCCGGATCGCGGCGATCGGCCGGGCCGGAAACCCGGACACCCTCGACGGGGTCGATGTCGTCGTCGGAACCGGCACCTCGATCGTCTCCGGCGAGGGGCTGATCGCCACCGCCGGGGCCGTCGACGCCCATGTCCATCTGCTCTCACCGCGCATCATGGAGGCCTCGCTCGCCTCCGGCGTGACGACCATCATCGGCCAGGAGTTCGGCCCGGTCTGGGGCGTCGGCGTCAACTCGCCCTGGGCGCTGCGGCACGCGTTCAACGCGTTCGACGCCTGGCCGGTCAACATCGGCTTCCTGGCGCGCGGTTCGTCGTCGGACCCGGCCCCGCTGGTGGAGGCGCTCGCCGAGGGCGGCGCGTCCGGCTTCAAGGTGCACGAGGACATGGGCGCGCACACCCGCGCCCTGGACACCGCGCTGCGCGTCGCGGAGGAGTACGACGTCCAGGTCGCCCTGCACAGCGACGGCCTGAACGAGTGCCTGTCCGTCGAGGACACCCTGAGCGTCCTGGAAGGCCGCACGATCCACGCCTTCCACATCGAGGGGTGCGGCGGCGGCCATGTGCCGAACGTGCTGAAGATGGCCGGGGTCCCCAACGTCATCGGCTCGTCCACCAACCCGACGCTGCCGTTCGGCCGGGACGCGGTCGCCGAGCACTACGGGATGATCGTCTCCGTCCACGACCTGAAGACCGACCTGCCCGGCGACGCCGCCATGGCCCGCGACCGGATCCGCGCCGGGACGATGGGCGCCGAGGACGTCCTGCACGACCTGGGCGCCATCGGGATCACCTCGTCCGACGCCCAGGGCATGGGGCGCGCGGGCGAGACCGTGCGCCGGACCTTCGCGATGGCCGGGAAGATGAAGGCCGAGCGCGGCGCGGAGGGCGACGACGACAACGCACGCGTCCTGCGCTACATGGCCAAGCTGACCATCAACCCGGCCATCGCGCACGGCCTCTCCCACGAGATCGGGTCCATCGAGACCGGCAAGCTCGCCGACATCGTGCTGTGGCGGCCCGACTCCTTCGGCGCGAAGCCGCAGCTCGTCCTCAAGTCGGGCTTCCCGGCGTACGGCGTGACCGGCGACCCGAACGCCGCGACCGACACCTGCCAGCCGCTGATACTCGGACCGCAGTTCGGCTCCTACGGGGCGACGGCGGCGGACCTCGGTGTCGCCTTCGTGGCCCAGGCCGCCATCGACCTGGGCGGCGACCACATGCCGACCCGCCGCCGGCGCGTCGCCGTGCGCGGGACCCGGGGCATCGGCCCCGCCGACCTGCGTCTCAACTCCCGTACGGGACAGGTGGATGTGAACCAGCGCACGGGTCTGGTCACGCTCGACGGCGACCCGCTGGAGTCGGAGGCCGCCGAATCGGTCTCGCTGAACCGCCTGTACTTCCTCTGA